One segment of Hemibagrus wyckioides isolate EC202008001 linkage group LG05, SWU_Hwy_1.0, whole genome shotgun sequence DNA contains the following:
- the rnf34a gene encoding E3 ubiquitin-protein ligase RNF34a isoform X2 — MKAGASCVWASCCGLLNEVMGAGAVRGQQPGFGGAGPFRFAPSAGYSTHTNPHTHTHPHTHTLSCQSCRESFSIFRRRYVCCECRRSFCSLCSVLQENLRICCTCNLLKGTAFQRPRLMKLRVKDLRHYLTLRNINTDTCREKEDLVNLVLFHQGVESEEDSDTPTFPTRPLYTLPTTDSASLLSSAQEEPVSRDDGSGSTTETDSASLFTLEPTEQTPEVVRRAGRVSLSDLSCVDNVEQLTVRQLKEILARNFVNFSGCCEKWELVERVRRLYTENLDNRKSMENVSHAVSTDENQQLFDNFL; from the exons ATGAAG gcgggTGCCTCGTGTGTGTGGGCATCGTGTTGTGGTCTGCTGAACGAGGTGATGGGGGCGGGGGCAGTGAGGGGACAGCAGCCCGGGTTTGGAGGAGCCGGTCCGTTCCGCTTCGCTCCATCAGCTGgatattccacacacacaaaccctcacacacacacacaccctcacacacacacactcagctgtcAGTCATGTAGAGAGAGCTTCTCCATCTTCAGAAGGAGG TACGTGTGCTGTGAATGTAGGCGgagtttctgctctctgtgttcgGTTCTGCAGGAGAACCTGAGGATCTGCTGCACCTGTAACCTGCTGAAGGGGACAGCGTTCCAGCGGCCACGCCTCATGAAGCTGCGCGTTAAAGACCTGCGGCACTACTTAACACTACgcaacatcaacactgacacctGCAG agaaaaagaggacTTGGTGAATTTAGTGCTGTTTCACCAGGGGGTGGAGAGTGAGGAGGATTCAGACACGCCCACCTTCCCCACGAGACCCCTGTACACCCTGCCCACCACAGACTCCGCCTCCCTTCTCTCATCTGCTCAAGAAGAGCCAGTCAGTAGGGACGATGGCTCAGGGTCCaccactgag actGACTCTGCATCACTTTTCACCCTCGAGCCCACAGAACAAACCCCAGAG gtggtGCGGAGGGCGGGGCGAGTGTCCCTCTCTGACCTGTCGTGTGTGGACAATGTGGAGCAGCTGACCGTCAGACAGCTGAAGGAAATCCTCGCTCGCAATTTCGTCAACTTTTCTGGCTGCTGTGAGAAATGGGAGCTGgtggagagagtgaggagaCTGTACACTGAGAACCTGGACAACCGCAAGTCCA tggagaatgtgagCCATGCTGTGagcacag ATGAAAATCAACAACTTTTTGATAATTTTCTATGA
- the rnf34a gene encoding E3 ubiquitin-protein ligase RNF34a isoform X1 produces MKAGASCVWASCCGLLNEVMGAGAVRGQQPGFGGAGPFRFAPSAGYSTHTNPHTHTHPHTHTLSCQSCRESFSIFRRRYVCCECRRSFCSLCSVLQENLRICCTCNLLKGTAFQRPRLMKLRVKDLRHYLTLRNINTDTCREKEDLVNLVLFHQGVESEEDSDTPTFPTRPLYTLPTTDSASLLSSAQEEPVSRDDGSGSTTETDSASLFTLEPTEQTPEVVRRAGRVSLSDLSCVDNVEQLTVRQLKEILARNFVNFSGCCEKWELVERVRRLYTENLDNRKSMENVSHAVSTDGGSAGLAVDENLCRICMDAVIDCVLLECGHMVTCTKCGKRMSECPICRQYVIRAVHVFRS; encoded by the exons ATGAAG gcgggTGCCTCGTGTGTGTGGGCATCGTGTTGTGGTCTGCTGAACGAGGTGATGGGGGCGGGGGCAGTGAGGGGACAGCAGCCCGGGTTTGGAGGAGCCGGTCCGTTCCGCTTCGCTCCATCAGCTGgatattccacacacacaaaccctcacacacacacacaccctcacacacacacactcagctgtcAGTCATGTAGAGAGAGCTTCTCCATCTTCAGAAGGAGG TACGTGTGCTGTGAATGTAGGCGgagtttctgctctctgtgttcgGTTCTGCAGGAGAACCTGAGGATCTGCTGCACCTGTAACCTGCTGAAGGGGACAGCGTTCCAGCGGCCACGCCTCATGAAGCTGCGCGTTAAAGACCTGCGGCACTACTTAACACTACgcaacatcaacactgacacctGCAG agaaaaagaggacTTGGTGAATTTAGTGCTGTTTCACCAGGGGGTGGAGAGTGAGGAGGATTCAGACACGCCCACCTTCCCCACGAGACCCCTGTACACCCTGCCCACCACAGACTCCGCCTCCCTTCTCTCATCTGCTCAAGAAGAGCCAGTCAGTAGGGACGATGGCTCAGGGTCCaccactgag actGACTCTGCATCACTTTTCACCCTCGAGCCCACAGAACAAACCCCAGAG gtggtGCGGAGGGCGGGGCGAGTGTCCCTCTCTGACCTGTCGTGTGTGGACAATGTGGAGCAGCTGACCGTCAGACAGCTGAAGGAAATCCTCGCTCGCAATTTCGTCAACTTTTCTGGCTGCTGTGAGAAATGGGAGCTGgtggagagagtgaggagaCTGTACACTGAGAACCTGGACAACCGCAAGTCCA tggagaatgtgagCCATGCTGTGagcacag acggtgGGAGTGCTGGTCTGGCGGTGGATGAGAACCTGTGTCGGATCTGCATGGACGCGGTGATTGACTGTGTGTTGTTGGAGTGCGGTCACATGGTCACCTGTACCAAGTGCGGGAAGCGCATGAGCGAGTGTCCCATCTGCAGGCAGTACGTCATCCGCGCCGTCCACGTCTTCAGGtcctga